In Actinoplanes derwentensis, the following proteins share a genomic window:
- a CDS encoding sigma-70 family RNA polymerase sigma factor: MISTTITTTQLPATIGIAHDVPSARDIEDLIRENMPMVGHLVRELLNRVPGHVHADDLSSAGFAALLGAARSFDVTRGIPFHRFAAVRIRGALLDELRGQDWASRSVRARARRAATARQELTAALGRTPSDAEVAGVLGIGVNELASVEDDVQKASLLSLQGFPTGAAEEMVPETSEGPEDLLLKRERLGYLHQAIQALPERLRQVVEESFLQEQPLSEVASRLGVTESRISQLRTEALRLLREGLNSSLAPELLTVAAGGPRTRKGCLQRRRTEYFARVAQQGSLHTRLALTDAHGVPIAVAA, from the coding sequence GTGATCTCCACGACGATCACCACGACTCAACTCCCCGCCACCATCGGCATCGCCCACGATGTGCCCTCCGCGCGCGACATCGAGGACCTGATCCGCGAGAACATGCCGATGGTTGGCCACCTGGTCCGGGAACTGCTCAATCGGGTACCCGGCCACGTCCACGCGGACGATCTCTCGTCCGCCGGATTCGCAGCCCTGCTCGGCGCCGCCCGGTCCTTCGACGTGACCCGTGGCATACCGTTCCACCGGTTCGCCGCCGTCCGCATCAGAGGCGCCCTGCTGGACGAGCTTCGCGGGCAGGACTGGGCCAGCCGATCGGTGCGGGCCAGAGCCCGGCGAGCGGCCACCGCCCGCCAGGAACTCACCGCCGCGCTCGGCCGCACACCCAGCGACGCCGAAGTGGCCGGGGTGCTGGGGATCGGGGTCAACGAACTCGCCAGCGTCGAGGACGACGTGCAGAAGGCCTCCCTGCTCAGCCTCCAAGGCTTCCCCACCGGGGCGGCCGAGGAGATGGTGCCGGAGACCTCTGAAGGGCCGGAGGACCTGCTGCTCAAACGGGAGCGTCTCGGATACCTGCATCAGGCGATCCAGGCCCTGCCCGAGCGGCTGCGCCAGGTGGTGGAGGAATCGTTCCTGCAGGAACAGCCGCTCAGCGAGGTGGCGTCCCGGCTGGGCGTCACCGAGTCCCGCATCTCCCAGTTGCGGACCGAGGCGCTGCGCCTGCTCCGGGAGGGCCTGAACAGCTCTCTCGCGCCCGAACTGCTCACCGTGGCGGCCGGGGGGCCGCGTACCCGGAAAGGTTGTCTGCAGAGACGCCGCACCGAGTATTTCGCCCGGGTGGCCCAGCAGGGCAGCCTGCACACCCGGCTGGCGCTGACCGACGCCCACGGTGTGCCGATCGCGGTGGCGGCCTGA
- a CDS encoding urease accessory protein UreD — protein sequence MRAQACVVAEADGRGGTRLAVLRGESPLLLRRTGPRDADGVTVHLVGGAAGPLRGDELRLDIEVGPGARLEMLSVAASLALPGRPAPASRMTVTASVAAGGVLRWLPEPLIAAAGCDHVVVTRVEVADGGTLLWRDDLVCGRHAEASGAVRADTTVRYGGVTLYRHELTVGPRAPGWDGAAVLGGGQATGTVVMAGADLPEPAVLGVDAGDGGAGRAAGGARDGRTVGAGVDAALMRLAGPGVVATAVGVDIRQVKAVLDPLCGAGARSRLAV from the coding sequence ATGCGGGCTCAGGCTTGTGTCGTCGCGGAGGCCGACGGGCGGGGCGGGACGCGGCTCGCCGTGTTGCGCGGTGAGTCGCCGTTGCTGTTGCGGCGAACCGGGCCGCGTGACGCGGACGGGGTCACCGTTCACCTGGTCGGCGGGGCCGCCGGGCCGTTACGCGGCGACGAACTGCGGCTGGACATCGAGGTCGGGCCGGGTGCGCGCCTGGAGATGCTGAGTGTGGCGGCCTCGCTGGCGCTGCCCGGACGGCCGGCGCCGGCGTCCCGGATGACCGTCACCGCGTCGGTCGCCGCGGGCGGGGTCCTGCGGTGGCTGCCGGAACCGCTGATCGCGGCGGCGGGCTGCGACCACGTCGTGGTGACGCGGGTGGAGGTGGCCGACGGCGGAACGCTGCTGTGGCGCGACGACCTGGTCTGCGGGCGGCACGCGGAGGCGTCGGGGGCGGTTCGGGCCGACACCACTGTCCGGTACGGGGGAGTCACCCTGTACCGGCACGAGCTGACCGTCGGGCCGCGCGCGCCGGGCTGGGACGGTGCGGCGGTGCTCGGTGGCGGGCAGGCGACCGGAACCGTGGTGATGGCGGGCGCCGACCTGCCGGAGCCGGCGGTACTCGGAGTGGACGCGGGCGACGGCGGAGCGGGGCGGGCCGCGGGTGGCGCCCGGGACGGGCGGACCGTGGGGGCCGGAGTGGACGCGGCTCTCATGCGGCTGGCCGGGCCGGGGGTCGTCGCGACCGCGGTGGGCGTGGACATCCGGCAGGTCAAGGCGGTGCTGGATCCCCTGTGCGGGGCCGGGGCGCGGTCGAGACTGGCGGTTTGA
- the ureG gene encoding urease accessory protein UreG, producing MHPESQHPESQHPELHEHGPDEVPHTHPEPGVDPHTPLGGGPRALRIGIGGPVGSGKTALVAALCRALGDELRLAVVTNDIYTTEDADFLLRNGVLPEERVRAVETGCCPHTAIRDDISANLDAVEDLEEKLGPLDLVLVESGGDNLTATFSKGLIDQQIFVVDVAGGDKVPRKGGPGVTAADLLVINKTDLAPLVGADLAVMDRDAKARRHELPTVFLSLAEDKQATPVADWIRGLVAARTAAAGA from the coding sequence TTGCATCCTGAATCGCAGCACCCTGAATCGCAGCACCCTGAACTGCATGAACACGGGCCTGACGAGGTTCCGCACACGCACCCTGAGCCGGGGGTCGATCCGCACACGCCGCTGGGCGGTGGGCCTCGGGCTCTGCGCATCGGCATCGGCGGGCCGGTCGGGTCGGGGAAGACCGCGCTGGTCGCGGCCCTGTGCCGGGCCCTCGGCGACGAGTTGCGGCTCGCGGTCGTGACCAACGACATCTACACCACTGAGGACGCCGACTTCCTGCTGCGCAACGGGGTGCTGCCGGAGGAGCGGGTGCGCGCGGTGGAGACCGGCTGCTGCCCGCACACCGCGATCCGCGACGACATCTCGGCGAACCTGGACGCGGTCGAGGATCTCGAGGAGAAGCTCGGGCCGCTGGATCTGGTGCTGGTGGAGAGCGGTGGCGACAACCTGACCGCCACGTTCAGTAAAGGGCTGATCGACCAGCAGATCTTCGTGGTGGACGTGGCCGGTGGGGACAAGGTTCCGCGCAAGGGTGGGCCCGGTGTCACCGCGGCCGACCTGCTGGTGATCAACAAGACGGATCTGGCGCCGCTGGTCGGAGCGGATCTCGCGGTGATGGACCGGGACGCCAAGGCGCGGCGGCACGAGCTGCCGACGGTGTTCCTGTCGCTGGCCGAGGACAAGCAGGCCACGCCGGTGGCCGACTGGATCCGAGGGCTGGTCGCCGCCCGGACCGCCGCTGCCGGTGCCTGA
- a CDS encoding urease accessory protein UreF yields MSLATLLLLADGRLPSGGHAHSGGLEPQIANGRVRDISGLHGFLLGKLATGGLVSASFAAAACRRTGEWFDLDGGLDARTPSVALRKASRAQGRALLRAGRAMWVLPDVGREPHQPVALGTLAAAAGLTPVEAAVAAAHGTVTGAASAAVRLLGLDPYAVHALLARLAPECDRVAEEAAERSGDPVDELPAAGAPLLDIGAEHHATWEVRLFAS; encoded by the coding sequence TTGAGTCTGGCTACCTTGCTGTTGCTTGCGGATGGGCGGTTGCCCTCTGGGGGGCATGCGCACTCCGGAGGGTTGGAGCCGCAGATCGCCAACGGGCGGGTTCGCGACATCAGCGGACTTCATGGTTTTCTGCTGGGGAAGCTTGCCACCGGTGGGCTGGTGTCGGCTTCGTTCGCGGCGGCTGCCTGCCGGCGTACCGGCGAGTGGTTTGATCTTGATGGTGGGCTTGATGCCCGGACTCCGTCTGTTGCTCTGCGGAAGGCATCGCGTGCGCAAGGGCGCGCGCTGCTACGGGCCGGGCGGGCGATGTGGGTTCTTCCGGATGTCGGGCGGGAACCTCATCAACCCGTTGCCCTCGGCACGCTTGCGGCGGCGGCCGGGCTGACGCCGGTCGAGGCTGCGGTGGCGGCTGCTCATGGGACCGTGACCGGGGCGGCCAGTGCTGCGGTCCGGCTGTTGGGGCTTGATCCCTATGCGGTGCACGCGCTGCTGGCGCGGCTCGCTCCTGAATGTGACCGGGTCGCGGAAGAAGCCGCGGAACGGTCCGGCGACCCGGTCGACGAACTGCCGGCCGCGGGCGCTCCCCTGCTCGACATCGGCGCCGAGCACCACGCCACCTGGGAGGTGCGTCTCTTTGCATCCTGA
- a CDS encoding urease subunit alpha: MTSLDRRRYAALLGPTKGDRIRLADTNLLIEIEEDHSAGPVPGDEVVFGGGKVIRESMGQAAATRAEGTPDTVITGVVVLDHWGIVKADVGIRDGRIVAIGKAGNPDTMDGVHPDLVIGPGTQILAGNGKILTAGAIDSHVHLISPTILDTALASGITTIIGGGTGPDEGTKATTVTPNAWHLARMLESLDTWPINVLLLGKGNTMSAESMWEQLRGGAGGFKLHEDWGTTPAAIDACLKVADASGVQVAIHTDTLNEAGFVEETLRAIGGRSIHAYHTEGAGGGHAPDIITVASHPNILPSSTNPTRPYTRNTLSEHLDMLMVCHHLNSSVPEDLAFAESRIRPSTMAAEDYLHDLGAISMIGSDSQAMGRVGEVITRTWQTAHVMKARIGSLPGDGAADNNRAKRYVAKYTICPAQAHGMAEQVGSIEPGKLADLVLWDPVFFGVRPALVIKGGMIAYAQMGDANASIPTPQPMLPRPMFGSYGVVPAQTSVAFVAPAAIDALLSDRIGVKRALVPVADTRSVGKEDMVRNAAMPRIEVKADTFEVRIDGQVIEPDPVDVLPMAQRYFLF; encoded by the coding sequence GTGACCAGCCTCGACCGCCGTCGCTACGCGGCGCTGCTCGGCCCCACCAAAGGCGACCGGATCCGGCTCGCCGACACCAACCTGCTGATCGAGATCGAAGAGGACCACAGCGCCGGGCCGGTCCCGGGCGACGAGGTCGTCTTCGGCGGCGGCAAAGTGATCCGCGAGTCGATGGGCCAGGCCGCCGCCACCCGCGCCGAAGGCACCCCGGACACCGTCATCACCGGTGTCGTCGTGCTCGACCACTGGGGCATCGTCAAGGCCGACGTCGGCATCCGCGACGGCCGGATCGTGGCCATCGGCAAAGCCGGCAACCCGGACACCATGGACGGCGTACACCCCGACCTGGTCATCGGCCCCGGCACCCAGATCCTGGCCGGCAACGGCAAGATCCTCACGGCCGGCGCGATCGACAGTCACGTGCACCTGATCAGCCCGACGATCCTGGACACCGCGCTCGCCTCCGGCATCACCACGATCATCGGCGGCGGCACCGGGCCGGACGAGGGCACCAAGGCCACCACGGTCACCCCGAACGCCTGGCACCTGGCCCGGATGCTGGAATCCCTGGACACCTGGCCGATCAACGTGCTGCTGCTCGGCAAGGGCAACACGATGTCCGCCGAGTCGATGTGGGAACAGCTGCGCGGCGGGGCCGGCGGGTTCAAACTGCACGAGGACTGGGGCACCACCCCGGCCGCGATCGACGCCTGCCTCAAGGTCGCCGACGCCTCGGGTGTCCAGGTCGCCATCCACACCGACACGCTGAACGAAGCGGGTTTCGTCGAGGAGACGCTGCGGGCCATCGGCGGGCGATCCATCCACGCCTATCACACCGAAGGCGCCGGTGGCGGGCACGCACCGGACATCATCACCGTCGCGTCGCACCCGAACATCCTGCCGTCGTCGACCAACCCGACCCGGCCGTACACCCGCAACACCCTCAGCGAACACCTCGACATGCTGATGGTCTGCCACCACCTGAACTCGTCGGTGCCCGAAGACCTGGCGTTCGCCGAGAGCCGGATCCGGCCGTCCACCATGGCCGCCGAGGACTACCTGCACGACCTCGGCGCGATCTCGATGATCGGCTCCGACTCGCAGGCGATGGGGCGGGTCGGCGAGGTCATCACCCGGACCTGGCAGACCGCGCACGTCATGAAGGCCCGTATCGGATCCCTGCCGGGTGACGGGGCCGCCGACAACAACCGGGCCAAGCGGTACGTCGCCAAATACACGATCTGCCCGGCCCAAGCTCACGGCATGGCCGAACAGGTCGGCTCGATCGAACCGGGCAAACTCGCCGACCTGGTGCTCTGGGACCCGGTCTTCTTCGGCGTCCGGCCGGCCCTGGTGATCAAGGGCGGCATGATCGCGTACGCGCAGATGGGCGACGCGAACGCCTCCATCCCCACCCCGCAGCCGATGCTCCCCCGACCGATGTTCGGGTCCTACGGCGTGGTGCCGGCGCAGACCTCGGTCGCGTTCGTCGCCCCGGCGGCCATCGACGCGCTGCTCAGCGACCGGATCGGCGTGAAACGGGCGCTGGTCCCGGTGGCCGACACCCGCTCGGTGGGCAAGGAGGACATGGTCCGGAACGCCGCTATGCCTCGGATCGAGGTCAAGGCTGACACTTTCGAGGTGCGTATCGACGGGCAAGTGATCGAGCCCGATCCGGTCGACGTTCTGCCGATGGCTCAGCGGTATTTCCTCTTCTGA
- a CDS encoding urease subunit beta, producing the protein MTGPIIPGEILFGDGEIEINPGRPTVTLTVRNTGDRPVQVGSHFHFAETNAALDFDRELAWGHRLAIPAGTSARFEPGIPRDITLVAFAGRRVVPGLRGLAGGPLDTPASAPEPDPTDIEPAGSLDEDTGEGEHNGSPR; encoded by the coding sequence ATGACCGGGCCGATCATTCCGGGCGAGATCCTCTTCGGCGACGGCGAGATCGAGATCAACCCGGGCCGCCCGACCGTGACGCTCACCGTCCGCAACACTGGTGACCGGCCCGTCCAGGTCGGCTCGCACTTCCACTTCGCCGAGACCAACGCGGCCCTGGACTTCGACCGCGAACTCGCCTGGGGGCACCGGCTGGCCATCCCGGCCGGCACGTCGGCCCGCTTCGAACCCGGCATCCCCCGCGACATCACCCTGGTGGCGTTCGCCGGCCGGCGCGTCGTGCCCGGCCTGCGTGGCCTGGCCGGCGGCCCGCTGGACACGCCGGCATCAGCGCCGGAACCCGACCCCACCGACATCGAGCCGGCCGGTTCCCTCGACGAGGACACCGGTGAGGGCGAACACAACGGGAGCCCCCGGTGA
- a CDS encoding urease subunit gamma, producing MFLSQHEQERLLIHVAADVARRRRERGLRLNYPEATAIITAFLLEGARDGRTVAELMDSGRRVLTRDDVLDGVPEMLAEVQVEATFPDGTKLVTVHGPIS from the coding sequence TTGTTCCTCAGCCAGCACGAGCAGGAACGCCTGCTCATTCATGTCGCGGCCGACGTGGCGCGGCGCCGCCGCGAACGGGGCCTGCGGCTCAACTACCCCGAGGCCACCGCGATCATCACGGCCTTCCTGCTGGAAGGTGCCCGGGACGGGCGGACGGTCGCCGAGCTGATGGATTCCGGCCGCCGGGTGCTGACCCGCGACGACGTGCTGGACGGCGTGCCCGAGATGCTCGCCGAGGTGCAGGTCGAAGCCACCTTCCCGGACGGTACGAAGCTCGTCACGGTGCACGGGCCGATCTCATGA
- a CDS encoding acyltransferase family protein: protein MRAIAVVLVVLSHAGIASLEGGYVGVDVFFVISGFLITTLLFKELDRTGKISLATFYARRATRLLPASTVVLLVTVTASWLWMPATRFKSISLDAIYATFYGINWRLANEGVQYLNADAEPSPLQHFWSLAVEEQFYLVWPLLLLIFALLFGKRRAPVIISLILVVAASLTVSVLQTASSAPWAYFGAHTRAWELAIGAFIAVGAARFAGLPKALAATLTWVGLAAIVVAAFLFTEETPFPGYAAALPVFGAAAIIAGGAAGSPHGVVAILRTWPFQQIGRYSYSWYLWHWPVLMIVPHMLDVEPNIPLNLGLAAGALLLAVASYHLIENPARNQKWAKAKARRGIAVGLALSCLAALVAQVGAMKPPQLAKGDPAVDTTQVVATAADPQAELQRIITASAGTGELPANTTPRVQTARRDKPTYYDVKCHLEYLDTVAPSECAFGDPAGTRTVYLYGDSHAAHWFPAVDAIAKQRGWKLLVRTKSACHAASVAVYSTALKRAYTECPAWRDQVLTEIKQAKPYLVVISSSANDGNPLLNESGGRLKGTAAEIDPKWAAGWTGTIKAIKARGTRIALIQDTPWPGRNVPECLAEHSRKISRCVAPASESVALPERQALVAATVKADGVSVIDPAPWFCVGGSCPSVVGNLLVWRDDDHITTKYATMLAPLLGARLPK from the coding sequence ATGCGGGCCATCGCGGTCGTGCTCGTCGTGCTCTCGCACGCCGGCATCGCGAGCTTGGAAGGCGGCTATGTAGGCGTCGATGTCTTCTTCGTCATCTCCGGATTCCTGATCACCACGCTCCTCTTCAAGGAGCTGGATCGGACCGGCAAGATCTCGCTCGCCACGTTCTATGCCCGGCGGGCCACCCGGTTGCTGCCCGCGTCGACCGTGGTGCTGCTGGTCACCGTCACGGCGAGCTGGCTGTGGATGCCGGCCACCCGGTTCAAGTCGATCTCGCTGGACGCGATCTACGCGACCTTCTACGGGATCAACTGGCGGCTCGCGAACGAGGGCGTGCAATACCTCAACGCCGACGCCGAACCCTCCCCGCTTCAGCACTTCTGGTCACTCGCGGTCGAGGAACAGTTCTACCTGGTCTGGCCGCTGCTCCTGCTGATCTTCGCGCTGCTCTTCGGCAAGCGCCGCGCCCCGGTGATCATCTCGCTGATCCTGGTGGTGGCCGCGTCCCTGACCGTGAGCGTGCTGCAGACCGCGTCGTCGGCGCCGTGGGCCTACTTCGGGGCGCACACCCGCGCCTGGGAGCTGGCGATCGGCGCGTTCATCGCGGTCGGCGCGGCCCGGTTCGCCGGGCTCCCCAAAGCTCTGGCCGCAACCCTGACCTGGGTGGGTCTCGCCGCCATCGTGGTCGCGGCGTTCCTGTTCACCGAGGAGACACCCTTCCCCGGGTACGCCGCCGCCCTCCCCGTCTTCGGCGCGGCAGCGATCATCGCCGGTGGCGCCGCGGGCTCGCCACACGGTGTGGTCGCGATCCTGAGGACGTGGCCGTTCCAGCAGATCGGCAGGTACTCCTACAGCTGGTACCTGTGGCACTGGCCGGTCCTGATGATCGTCCCGCACATGCTGGACGTCGAGCCGAACATCCCGCTCAACCTCGGTCTCGCGGCCGGTGCCCTGCTGCTGGCCGTCGCCTCGTACCACCTGATCGAGAACCCGGCCCGCAACCAGAAGTGGGCCAAGGCCAAGGCCCGCCGCGGGATCGCCGTCGGCCTGGCCCTGTCCTGCCTCGCCGCCCTGGTCGCCCAGGTCGGCGCGATGAAGCCGCCGCAGCTCGCCAAGGGTGACCCGGCCGTCGACACCACGCAGGTGGTGGCCACCGCCGCCGACCCGCAGGCCGAGCTGCAGCGGATCATCACCGCCTCGGCCGGCACCGGTGAACTGCCGGCCAACACCACGCCGCGGGTGCAGACGGCCCGCCGGGACAAGCCGACGTACTACGACGTCAAGTGCCACCTGGAATACCTGGACACGGTCGCGCCGAGCGAGTGCGCCTTCGGCGACCCCGCCGGGACCAGGACCGTCTATCTGTACGGGGACTCGCACGCCGCGCACTGGTTCCCGGCGGTCGACGCGATCGCCAAACAGCGTGGCTGGAAGCTGCTGGTCCGTACCAAGAGCGCCTGCCACGCGGCCTCGGTCGCCGTCTACAGCACGGCTCTCAAGCGTGCCTACACCGAATGCCCGGCCTGGCGTGACCAGGTGCTCACCGAGATCAAGCAGGCCAAGCCGTACCTGGTGGTGATCTCCTCCAGCGCCAACGACGGCAACCCGCTGCTGAACGAGTCGGGTGGCCGTCTCAAGGGCACGGCCGCCGAGATCGACCCGAAGTGGGCAGCCGGCTGGACCGGCACCATCAAGGCGATCAAGGCCAGGGGCACCCGGATCGCGCTGATCCAGGACACCCCGTGGCCCGGCCGCAACGTCCCGGAATGCCTGGCCGAACACTCCCGCAAGATCTCCCGCTGTGTCGCGCCGGCCAGCGAGTCGGTCGCGTTGCCGGAGCGGCAGGCCCTGGTCGCGGCGACGGTGAAGGCCGACGGTGTCTCGGTGATCGACCCGGCGCCGTGGTTCTGCGTCGGCGGTTCCTGCCCCTCGGTGGTCGGCAACCTGCTGGTGTGGCGTGACGACGACCACATCACCACGAAGTACGCGACGATGCTGGCCCCGCTGCTGGGAGCCCGGCTCCCGAAGTAA
- a CDS encoding TetR/AcrR family transcriptional regulator, with translation MAENRKVGDQRLTKDVILRSALRIVDTDGVEALSMRKLAADLGVNPMSIYHHVDNKAALLDGITRLVTDGANELTVGDGPWQDQLRRLAYAFRAQSLAHRNLLRYAFAGDDFIQRDGPMWRTLRAVLRSAGLPETEVDRTGAVLVVLVGGLLHTEVNGTMRRLVGADQADDTGFALAVELLIDGITART, from the coding sequence ATGGCTGAAAACCGGAAAGTCGGTGATCAACGTTTAACAAAGGACGTGATCCTCCGATCCGCACTCAGAATCGTCGACACCGACGGCGTGGAGGCGCTGAGCATGCGCAAGCTCGCCGCCGACCTGGGCGTCAATCCGATGTCGATCTACCACCATGTGGACAACAAGGCCGCACTGCTGGACGGGATCACCCGCCTGGTCACCGATGGAGCGAACGAGCTCACTGTCGGTGACGGCCCCTGGCAGGATCAACTGCGGAGACTGGCGTACGCGTTTCGCGCGCAGAGCCTCGCCCATCGCAATCTGCTGCGGTACGCCTTCGCGGGTGACGATTTCATCCAGAGGGACGGGCCGATGTGGCGGACCCTGCGCGCCGTCCTCCGTTCGGCCGGACTTCCCGAGACCGAGGTGGACCGTACCGGGGCGGTCCTGGTCGTTCTGGTCGGTGGACTGCTGCACACCGAGGTCAACGGCACCATGCGCCGCCTGGTCGGGGCCGATCAGGCCGACGACACGGGTTTCGCGCTCGCGGTGGAGCTCCTGATCGACGGGATCACCGCGCGAACCTGA